From one Amycolatopsis sp. FDAARGOS 1241 genomic stretch:
- a CDS encoding ribonucleoside-diphosphate reductase subunit alpha translates to MSVETGQRPPSSADTAPSAVRVIRRDGSVSPFDAGKISVALTKAFLAVEGGDAAASSRVHHVVAELTEQVEASLLRHAGPETALHIEQIQDLVELALMRGEHHKVARAYVLYREERAKAREAAAPAPAEAAISVKGADGALRPLDWARVSHVVGEAVAGLDDVSAEPVLAEAKRNLFDGISSDELALAQIMAARVLVEQEPNYSYVSARLLLDKLRGEALSYLAGAPRQASQDEMAREYPRYFRAYLRRAIELELVDGQLQTFDLDRITAAIRPERDLDFGFLGLQTLYDRYFQHHDGVRFELPQAFFMRVAMGLAIREDDREGRAIEFYELLSTFHFMASTPTLFNSGTTRPQLSSCFLTTVDDDLDSIFQAYKNNALLAKYSGGLGNDWTPVRGLGAHIKGTNGQSQGVVPFLKIANDTAVAVNQGGKRKGAACAYLETWHVDIEEFLDLRKNTGDDRRRTHDMNTANWVPDEFLRRVEADAQWTLFSPNETPDLHDLYGTAFAERYREYEAAADRGEIKVFRRVRAVELWRRMLTMLFETGHPWITFKDPCNLRSPQQHAGVVHSSNLCTEITLNTSTDEVAVCNLGSVNLLKHVTADGLDTKRLEKTVRTAVRMLDNVIDINFYTIPEARRSNLRHRPIGLGLMGFQDALFELGLPLSSEAAVQFADESMEHISYYAISASTDLAEERGAYQSFEGSLWSRGVLPIDSMQLLIDARQGDALDVDTSTTLDWAPLRERVKTVGMRNSNVMAIAPTATISNICGVGQSIEPLFQNLYVKSNMSGDFTVVNPHLVRSLKARGLWDEVMVSDLKYFDGSLGQIDRVPDDLKALYATAFEIESKWLVDAGSRRQKWIDQAQSLNLYIAAPSGRKLDNLYRYAWHKGLKTTYYLRAQSATHVEKSTLRGTDGKLNAVSAAPAAAAPAASPSAASPSPSPSPSPSAAVPASPAAAVPAASPSPSAAVPATPPAAKPEPQELPKVEDVDFVATEGAACRIDDPDCEACQ, encoded by the coding sequence ATGTCAGTGGAGACCGGTCAGCGTCCGCCGTCGTCGGCGGACACGGCACCGAGCGCGGTTCGCGTGATCCGGCGGGACGGCAGCGTCTCGCCGTTCGACGCCGGCAAGATCAGCGTGGCCCTCACGAAGGCTTTCCTCGCCGTCGAGGGCGGCGACGCCGCCGCGTCGTCGCGCGTGCACCACGTCGTCGCCGAGCTGACCGAGCAGGTCGAGGCTTCCCTGCTGCGCCACGCCGGCCCCGAGACCGCCCTGCACATCGAGCAGATCCAGGACCTCGTCGAGCTGGCCCTCATGCGCGGCGAGCACCACAAGGTCGCCCGCGCCTACGTGCTCTACCGCGAGGAGCGCGCCAAGGCCCGCGAAGCCGCCGCGCCCGCGCCCGCCGAGGCCGCGATCAGCGTGAAGGGCGCCGACGGCGCACTGCGCCCGCTCGACTGGGCCCGCGTGTCCCACGTCGTGGGCGAGGCCGTGGCCGGGCTCGACGACGTGTCCGCCGAGCCGGTGCTGGCCGAGGCCAAGCGCAACCTCTTCGACGGCATCAGCTCCGACGAGCTCGCCCTCGCGCAGATCATGGCCGCCCGCGTGCTCGTGGAGCAGGAGCCGAACTACTCCTACGTCAGCGCTCGGCTGCTGCTGGACAAGCTGCGCGGTGAAGCCCTGAGCTACCTCGCCGGCGCGCCGCGCCAGGCCAGCCAGGACGAGATGGCCCGCGAGTACCCCCGGTACTTCCGCGCCTACCTGCGCCGCGCGATCGAGCTCGAGCTCGTCGACGGGCAGCTGCAGACCTTCGACCTCGACCGGATCACCGCCGCGATCCGCCCCGAGCGCGACCTCGACTTCGGCTTCCTCGGCTTGCAGACCCTCTACGACCGCTACTTCCAGCACCACGACGGCGTGCGTTTCGAGCTGCCGCAGGCGTTCTTCATGCGCGTGGCCATGGGCCTGGCGATCCGCGAGGACGACCGCGAGGGTCGCGCGATCGAGTTCTACGAGCTGCTTTCCACCTTCCACTTCATGGCCAGCACGCCGACGCTGTTCAACTCGGGTACCACGCGCCCGCAACTCTCGTCCTGCTTCCTGACCACCGTGGACGATGACCTGGACTCCATCTTCCAGGCGTACAAGAACAACGCGCTGCTGGCCAAGTACTCGGGCGGCCTCGGCAACGACTGGACCCCGGTCCGCGGCCTCGGCGCCCACATCAAGGGCACCAACGGCCAGTCGCAGGGTGTCGTGCCGTTCCTCAAGATCGCCAACGACACCGCCGTCGCCGTGAACCAGGGCGGCAAGCGCAAGGGCGCGGCGTGCGCGTACCTCGAGACGTGGCACGTGGACATCGAGGAATTCCTCGACCTGCGCAAGAACACCGGTGACGACCGCCGCCGCACCCACGACATGAACACGGCCAACTGGGTGCCCGACGAGTTCCTGCGCCGCGTGGAGGCCGACGCGCAGTGGACGCTGTTCTCGCCGAACGAGACGCCCGACCTGCACGACCTCTACGGCACCGCGTTCGCCGAGCGCTACCGCGAGTACGAGGCCGCCGCCGACCGCGGCGAGATCAAGGTGTTCCGGCGCGTGCGCGCGGTCGAGCTGTGGCGCCGCATGCTGACCATGCTGTTCGAGACCGGGCACCCGTGGATCACGTTCAAGGACCCGTGCAACCTGCGTTCGCCGCAGCAGCACGCCGGCGTGGTGCACTCGTCGAACCTGTGCACCGAGATCACGCTGAACACCAGCACCGACGAGGTCGCGGTCTGCAACCTCGGCTCGGTCAACCTGCTCAAGCACGTCACCGCGGACGGTCTCGACACGAAGCGCCTCGAGAAGACCGTGCGCACCGCCGTGCGGATGCTCGACAACGTGATCGACATCAACTTCTACACGATCCCGGAGGCGCGCCGCTCCAACCTGCGCCACCGCCCGATCGGGCTGGGGCTGATGGGCTTCCAGGACGCGCTGTTCGAGCTGGGCCTGCCGCTGTCGTCGGAGGCCGCGGTGCAGTTCGCCGACGAGAGCATGGAGCACATCTCCTACTACGCGATCTCGGCCTCGACCGACCTCGCCGAGGAGCGCGGCGCGTACCAGTCGTTCGAGGGTTCGCTGTGGAGCCGCGGCGTGCTGCCGATCGACTCGATGCAGCTGCTGATCGACGCGCGCCAGGGCGACGCGCTCGACGTCGACACCTCCACCACGCTCGACTGGGCGCCGCTGCGCGAGCGCGTGAAGACCGTCGGTATGCGCAACTCCAACGTGATGGCGATCGCGCCCACCGCGACGATCTCCAACATCTGCGGCGTGGGCCAGTCGATCGAGCCGCTGTTCCAGAACCTCTACGTGAAGTCGAACATGTCGGGCGATTTCACCGTGGTGAACCCGCACCTGGTCCGCTCGCTCAAGGCGCGCGGCCTGTGGGACGAGGTCATGGTCAGCGACCTCAAGTACTTCGACGGCAGCCTCGGCCAGATCGACCGCGTGCCGGACGACCTGAAGGCGCTGTACGCCACCGCGTTCGAGATCGAGTCGAAGTGGCTGGTGGACGCCGGTTCGCGGCGCCAGAAGTGGATCGACCAGGCGCAGTCGCTGAACCTGTACATCGCGGCGCCGAGCGGGCGCAAGCTCGACAACCTGTACCGCTACGCGTGGCACAAGGGCCTCAAGACCACGTACTATCTGCGGGCGCAGTCCGCGACGCACGTGGAGAAGAGCACCCTGCGCGGCACGGACGGCAAGCTCAACGCGGTGTCCGCCGCTCCGGCCGCGGCAGCCCCGGCTGCGTCGCCGTCGGCTGCTTCGCCTTCGCCGTCGCCCTCACCGTCTCCGTCGGCGGCTGTCCCGGCGAGCCCGGCTGCGGCAGTCCCGGCTGCCTCGCCCTCGCCGTCCGCTGCGGTCCCCGCGACCCCGCCGGCCGCGAAGCCGGAGCCCCAGGAGCTGCCGAAGGTCGAGGACGTCGACTTCGTCGCCACCGAGGGCGCGGCCTGCCGCATCGACGACCCGGACTGCGAAGCCTGCCAGTGA
- a CDS encoding enoyl-CoA hydratase-related protein, whose protein sequence is MSSYADITYEVAERVATVKLNRPQARNGYTVRMADELNDAMDRADRDENVRVVVLAGEGKDFSVGADLSAGGFDFKLGDGPPDGWQEPAGRCSKRIFTMNKPVIAALRGASVGGGLTITLSCDYRLAAEDSKFGFVFTRRGIYPEGASAWFLPRLVGMGTAIDWMVSGRVFGPEEALRQGLVHSVHPPEAVLGKAYELAREIVETTAPVSVAVTRQLLYRMASAPSPFEVHELDSKLIGGLATNPDSVEGVLSFLQKRPPEFTLRVAGDLPPYLPWLEE, encoded by the coding sequence ATGAGCTCCTACGCGGACATCACCTACGAGGTCGCCGAGCGCGTCGCGACGGTGAAGCTCAACCGGCCGCAGGCGCGCAACGGCTACACGGTGCGGATGGCCGACGAGCTCAACGACGCCATGGACCGGGCGGACCGCGACGAGAACGTGCGGGTGGTGGTGCTGGCGGGTGAGGGCAAGGACTTCTCCGTCGGCGCGGACCTGTCCGCGGGCGGGTTCGACTTCAAGCTCGGCGACGGCCCGCCGGACGGGTGGCAGGAGCCGGCCGGGCGGTGCTCGAAGCGGATCTTCACGATGAACAAGCCCGTGATCGCCGCGCTGCGCGGAGCGTCGGTGGGCGGCGGGCTGACGATCACGCTCTCGTGCGACTACCGGCTCGCGGCCGAGGACTCGAAGTTCGGGTTCGTGTTCACGCGGCGCGGGATCTACCCCGAAGGCGCGTCCGCGTGGTTCCTCCCCCGGCTCGTGGGGATGGGCACCGCGATCGACTGGATGGTGAGCGGGCGCGTGTTCGGGCCCGAAGAAGCCCTTCGCCAGGGCCTCGTGCACAGCGTCCACCCACCGGAAGCCGTGCTGGGCAAGGCGTACGAGCTGGCGCGCGAAATCGTCGAGACGACCGCGCCGGTGTCGGTGGCCGTCACGCGGCAACTGCTGTACCGCATGGCGTCCGCACCGTCGCCGTTCGAGGTGCACGAGCTGGACTCGAAGCTCATCGGCGGACTGGCCACGAACCCCGACTCCGTCGAAGGTGTGCTGTCGTTCCTGCAGAAGCGCCCGCCTGAGTTCACCCTGCGCGTGGCCGGCGATCTGCCGCCCTACCTGCCCTGGCTCGAGGAATGA
- a CDS encoding acyl-CoA carboxylase subunit beta yields MTALRSTVDTRTGEFTANREAMLEKLAEIDTEQAKAVAGGGEKYVERHRKRGKLLARERIELLLDEDSPFLELSPLAAWGSDYRVGASVVTGIGVVEGVECLISASDPTVKGGASNPWTTKKSFRAADIAAQNRLPVINLVESGGADLPTQKEIFIPGGRIFRDLTRSSAAKVPTVALVFGNSTAGGAYLPGMSDYVVMVKERAKVFLGGPPLVKMATGEESDDESLGGAEMHARTSGLADYLAVDEQDAIRLGRGIIKRLNWRKQGPAPKPGYAEPLFDPDDLLGIVPSDLKVPFDPREVIARVVDGSDFDEFKPLYGPSLVTGWASIHGYPVGILANARGVLFSEESQKAAQFIQLANQIDTPLVFLHNTTGYMVGKEYEQGGIIKHGAMMINAVSNSKVPHLSVLMGASYGAGHYGMCGRAYDPRFLFVWPSAKSAVMGPAQLAGVLSIVARAAAASRGQEYSEENDAAMRAMVENQIEAESMPMFLSGMLYDDGIIDPRDTRTVLGLSLSAIHNGPVKGADGGFGVFRM; encoded by the coding sequence ATGACCGCACTCAGGTCCACCGTGGACACTCGCACCGGTGAATTCACCGCGAACCGCGAGGCCATGCTGGAGAAGCTCGCCGAGATCGACACCGAGCAGGCGAAGGCCGTCGCCGGTGGCGGCGAGAAGTACGTGGAGCGCCACCGCAAGCGCGGCAAGCTCCTGGCCCGCGAGCGGATCGAGCTGCTGCTCGACGAGGACTCGCCGTTCCTGGAGCTGTCACCACTGGCAGCCTGGGGGTCGGACTACCGCGTCGGCGCGAGCGTGGTCACCGGCATCGGCGTGGTGGAAGGCGTGGAGTGCCTCATCTCCGCGAGCGACCCGACGGTCAAGGGCGGCGCCAGCAACCCGTGGACCACGAAGAAGTCGTTCCGCGCGGCCGACATCGCGGCGCAGAACCGGCTGCCGGTGATCAACCTCGTCGAGTCGGGCGGCGCGGACCTGCCGACGCAGAAGGAGATCTTCATCCCCGGCGGCCGGATCTTCCGCGACCTCACGCGCTCGTCGGCGGCGAAGGTGCCGACCGTCGCGCTGGTCTTCGGCAACTCGACCGCCGGCGGCGCGTACCTGCCGGGCATGTCCGACTACGTGGTGATGGTCAAAGAACGCGCGAAGGTGTTCCTCGGCGGCCCGCCGCTGGTGAAGATGGCGACCGGTGAAGAGTCCGACGACGAATCGCTGGGCGGCGCCGAAATGCACGCCCGCACGTCGGGCCTGGCCGACTACCTCGCCGTCGACGAGCAGGACGCGATCCGGCTGGGCCGCGGCATCATCAAGCGGCTCAACTGGCGCAAGCAGGGCCCGGCGCCCAAGCCCGGCTACGCCGAGCCCCTGTTCGACCCCGACGACCTGCTCGGCATCGTGCCAAGCGACCTCAAGGTGCCCTTCGACCCGCGCGAGGTCATCGCCCGCGTGGTCGACGGCTCCGACTTCGACGAGTTCAAGCCGCTCTACGGCCCGAGCCTCGTCACCGGCTGGGCGAGCATCCACGGCTACCCGGTCGGGATCCTCGCCAACGCCCGTGGCGTGCTCTTCAGCGAGGAGTCGCAGAAGGCCGCGCAGTTCATCCAGCTGGCCAACCAGATCGACACACCGCTGGTGTTCCTGCACAACACCACGGGCTACATGGTCGGCAAGGAGTACGAGCAGGGTGGCATCATCAAGCACGGTGCGATGATGATCAACGCGGTGTCGAATTCGAAGGTGCCGCACCTGTCCGTCCTCATGGGAGCGTCCTACGGCGCCGGGCACTACGGCATGTGCGGGCGCGCCTACGACCCGAGGTTCCTCTTCGTCTGGCCGAGCGCGAAGTCGGCCGTGATGGGCCCGGCACAGCTGGCCGGCGTGCTGTCCATCGTGGCTCGCGCGGCGGCGGCGAGCCGTGGGCAGGAGTACAGCGAGGAGAACGACGCGGCGATGCGCGCGATGGTCGAAAACCAGATCGAGGCCGAGTCGATGCCGATGTTCCTTTCGGGCATGCTCTACGACGACGGCATCATCGACCCGCGCGACACGCGCACCGTGCTCGGGCTCAGCCTGTCGGCGATCCACAACGGACCAGTGAAGGGCGCCGACGGTGGTTTCGGCGTCTTCCGGATGTAG
- a CDS encoding acyclic terpene utilization AtuA family protein yields the protein MTADGLLPAGAAANAAPLRIGNASGFYGDRFSAVREMLTGGPLDVLTGDYLAELTMLILGRDRMKDPERGYAKTFLRQMEENLALAKEKGVKIVANAGGLNPAGLAKALRELAAKLNVDVTIAHVEGDDLIGRADELGFRLGAGTPQERSPLTANAYLGAWGIVECLDAGADVVVTGRVTDASVIVGPAAAHFGWAREDYDALAGAVAAGHVIECGAQATGGNYAFFREQPIGVPGFPIAEIHADGSSVITKHPGTGGVVNTGTVTAQLLYEITGARYANPDVTARFDTLRLTPDGPDRVRISGVTGEAPPPTLKVALNRLGGFRNETTFVLTGLDIEEKAALVREQLETALERKPPAEVRWTLARTDHPDAETEEQASALLHVAVKDADPKIAGRAFSGAAVELALASYPGFHVTAPPSDASPYGVYSAAYVDTAAVPHVAVLADGRRVDIAPSAKTLALTEVDEPALPEPLPEGPMRRVPLGHVIGARSGDKGGSANLGVWVRSEEAWRWLVHRLTVAEFRLLLPETADLPVTRYLLPNLWAMNFVVDGILGEGVASQARFDPQAKAFGEWLRAREIDVPEALL from the coding sequence ATGACCGCCGACGGACTCCTCCCCGCGGGGGCGGCAGCGAACGCCGCTCCCCTCCGCATCGGCAACGCGTCGGGTTTCTACGGCGACCGCTTCTCCGCGGTGCGCGAGATGCTCACGGGCGGTCCTCTCGACGTCCTCACCGGTGACTACCTCGCCGAGCTGACCATGCTCATCCTCGGCCGCGACCGCATGAAGGACCCCGAACGCGGCTACGCCAAGACCTTCCTGCGCCAGATGGAGGAAAACCTCGCGCTGGCCAAGGAAAAGGGCGTGAAGATCGTCGCCAACGCCGGGGGCCTCAACCCGGCCGGGCTGGCGAAGGCCCTGCGCGAGCTGGCGGCGAAGCTGAACGTCGACGTGACCATCGCCCACGTCGAAGGCGACGACCTGATCGGTCGCGCCGACGAGCTCGGGTTTCGCCTGGGTGCGGGTACCCCGCAAGAACGCAGCCCGTTGACCGCCAACGCCTACCTCGGTGCGTGGGGCATCGTCGAATGCCTCGACGCGGGCGCCGACGTGGTCGTCACCGGCCGGGTCACCGACGCGTCGGTGATCGTCGGGCCCGCCGCCGCGCATTTCGGGTGGGCGCGCGAGGACTACGACGCGCTGGCCGGCGCCGTCGCGGCCGGGCACGTGATCGAATGCGGTGCGCAGGCGACCGGCGGTAACTACGCGTTCTTCCGCGAGCAGCCGATCGGTGTGCCGGGCTTCCCGATCGCCGAGATCCACGCCGACGGCTCCAGCGTCATCACCAAGCACCCGGGCACCGGCGGTGTCGTGAACACCGGCACCGTCACCGCGCAACTGCTGTACGAGATCACCGGCGCGCGCTACGCGAACCCCGATGTCACCGCGCGCTTCGACACCCTCCGGCTCACGCCGGACGGTCCCGACCGCGTGCGCATCAGCGGCGTCACCGGCGAAGCCCCGCCGCCCACGCTCAAGGTGGCGCTCAACCGCCTCGGCGGGTTCCGCAACGAGACGACATTCGTCCTCACCGGTCTCGACATCGAGGAGAAAGCCGCGCTCGTGCGCGAGCAGCTGGAGACGGCTCTCGAGCGCAAGCCGCCGGCCGAGGTGCGCTGGACGCTCGCACGCACCGACCACCCCGACGCCGAGACCGAGGAACAGGCCAGCGCGCTGCTGCACGTCGCGGTCAAGGACGCCGACCCGAAGATCGCGGGCCGCGCGTTCAGCGGGGCCGCGGTGGAGCTGGCGCTCGCGAGTTACCCCGGTTTCCACGTCACCGCTCCGCCGTCGGACGCCTCGCCCTACGGGGTGTACTCGGCGGCTTACGTCGACACCGCCGCCGTGCCCCACGTCGCCGTGCTGGCCGACGGTCGACGTGTCGACATCGCACCGTCTGCGAAGACCCTCGCGCTGACCGAAGTGGACGAACCCGCGCTGCCCGAGCCGTTGCCCGAGGGCCCGATGCGGCGCGTCCCGCTCGGGCACGTGATCGGCGCTCGCTCGGGCGACAAGGGCGGCAGTGCCAACCTCGGTGTGTGGGTGCGCTCCGAAGAGGCGTGGCGGTGGCTCGTGCACCGGCTGACCGTCGCGGAGTTCCGGCTGCTGCTGCCCGAGACGGCCGACCTGCCGGTGACGCGGTACCTGCTGCCGAACCTGTGGGCGATGAACTTCGTCGTCGACGGCATCCTCGGTGAGGGCGTGGCGTCGCAGGCGCGGTTCGACCCGCAGGCCAAGGCGTTCGGCGAATGGCTGCGGGCGCGTGAGATCGACGTACCGGAGGCCCTGCTGTGA
- a CDS encoding acetoacetate decarboxylase family protein yields MTDYPPEPWHLAGQAHLSVWLLPVARLPKLPEGAEPLVAGGHAPVCTAWFDYRAPGQLTYHELLCATAIRGGLAASITDIWVDSASSRAGGRELWGIPKDLATLDFTGDRTFTAAAATAGGWIATAAFTRRAGLPAALPTRFEIAQALGGRLKRSPVSSRAKLHAAAADWSINPSGPLGFLAGRRPIVSAQLRDFKLVFGAEPTPSRRSE; encoded by the coding sequence ATGACGGACTACCCGCCCGAACCCTGGCACCTCGCCGGCCAGGCGCACCTGTCGGTGTGGCTGCTGCCCGTGGCCCGGCTGCCGAAACTGCCCGAAGGGGCCGAACCACTCGTCGCCGGCGGCCACGCGCCGGTGTGCACCGCGTGGTTCGACTACCGCGCGCCCGGGCAGCTGACGTACCACGAGCTCCTGTGCGCCACAGCGATCCGCGGTGGGCTCGCCGCGTCGATCACCGACATCTGGGTCGACAGCGCGTCCTCGCGCGCGGGCGGGCGCGAGCTGTGGGGCATCCCGAAGGACCTGGCGACACTGGACTTCACCGGAGACCGCACGTTCACCGCCGCCGCGGCCACGGCCGGCGGCTGGATCGCCACGGCCGCGTTCACGCGCCGCGCCGGGCTGCCGGCCGCGCTGCCGACGCGGTTCGAGATCGCGCAGGCGCTCGGCGGCCGGCTCAAGCGCAGCCCCGTCTCGTCGCGCGCGAAGCTGCACGCGGCGGCCGCCGACTGGTCGATCAACCCGTCCGGTCCGCTCGGGTTCCTGGCCGGCCGTCGCCCGATCGTGAGCGCTCAGCTCCGCGATTTCAAGCTCGTCTTCGGGGCTGAACCCACTCCGAGCAGGCGCTCTGAGTGA
- a CDS encoding acyl-CoA dehydrogenase family protein yields the protein MVDPFATPERKELRATVRRFVEKDVLPHLDEWERAGELPRELHRKAGDLGLLGVGFPEAVGGGDGNYLDALVVAEELHYAGGSGGLFASLFTCGIAVPHLAEAGDPVQIERWVRPALDGTKIGSLAVTEPDGGSDVAGLRTTAVREGDEYVVNGAKTFITSGCRADFVTTVVRTGGEGAHGLSLLVVERGTPGFTVSRKLEKMGWACSDTAELSYVDVRVPAENLVGAENSGFAQVATQFVTERLSLAVQAYAHAQRALDLTLDWCRLRETFGRPLISRQVVQHKLTEMARKTDVARTYARQTAVRHVSGEEVIAEACFAKNTAVEAAEWVVNEAVQLHGGFGYLRESEVERHYRDVRILGIGGGTTEILTGLAAKRLGYTA from the coding sequence ATCGTGGACCCGTTCGCGACGCCGGAGCGCAAGGAACTGCGCGCGACGGTGCGCCGGTTCGTCGAGAAGGACGTGCTGCCGCACCTCGACGAGTGGGAACGCGCGGGCGAGCTGCCGCGCGAGCTGCACCGCAAGGCCGGTGACCTCGGCCTGCTCGGCGTCGGGTTCCCCGAGGCCGTGGGTGGTGGCGACGGCAACTACCTCGATGCCCTCGTGGTCGCCGAGGAGCTGCACTACGCCGGCGGCTCCGGCGGGCTGTTCGCCTCGCTGTTCACGTGCGGCATCGCCGTGCCGCACCTCGCCGAGGCCGGTGACCCGGTGCAGATCGAACGCTGGGTGCGTCCGGCGCTCGACGGCACCAAGATCGGCTCGCTCGCGGTCACGGAACCCGACGGCGGGTCGGATGTCGCGGGCCTCCGTACCACCGCCGTGCGCGAGGGCGACGAGTACGTGGTCAACGGCGCCAAGACGTTCATCACCTCCGGGTGCCGCGCCGACTTCGTGACCACTGTGGTCCGCACGGGTGGCGAGGGGGCGCACGGTCTTTCGCTGCTCGTCGTCGAACGCGGCACTCCGGGGTTCACGGTGTCGCGCAAGCTGGAGAAGATGGGCTGGGCCTGTTCCGACACCGCCGAACTGTCCTACGTGGACGTCCGGGTACCGGCCGAGAACCTCGTGGGTGCCGAGAACAGCGGCTTCGCACAGGTGGCCACGCAGTTCGTGACCGAACGGCTCTCGCTCGCGGTGCAGGCCTACGCCCACGCGCAGCGGGCGCTCGACCTCACGCTCGACTGGTGCCGGTTGCGGGAGACGTTCGGCCGTCCGCTCATCTCGCGCCAGGTCGTGCAGCACAAGCTCACCGAGATGGCACGCAAGACCGACGTCGCGCGCACCTACGCGCGGCAGACCGCCGTCCGCCACGTCTCCGGCGAAGAAGTGATCGCCGAGGCGTGCTTCGCCAAGAACACTGCCGTCGAAGCGGCCGAATGGGTCGTCAACGAGGCCGTGCAGCTGCACGGCGGGTTCGGCTATCTGCGCGAGTCCGAAGTGGAGCGGCACTACCGCGACGTCCGCATCCTCGGCATCGGCGGCGGCACCACCGAGATCCTCACCGGACTGGCCGCGAAGCGATTGGGATACACCGCATGA
- a CDS encoding TIGR03084 family metal-binding protein, which yields MADLGVILGDLAAESQTIDDVVAGLPAEEWARPTPAQGWTVAHQIAHLAWTDGKALISAAHPEQWQAEVESLLSVGENYVDLAAEEGAARPKDELLEKWRTGRRELAEALAAVPDGQKLPWYGPPMSAASMATARMMETWAHGQDVVDALGVTREPTARLWHIARFGTRTRDFAYKLNSLAPPTAEFRVELAAPDGTTWAFGPEDAEQRLTGSAVDFCLVITRRRHHADTDLVATGADVEEWLGIAQAFAGPPGEGRKPGQFA from the coding sequence ATGGCTGATCTCGGCGTGATCCTCGGGGATCTGGCAGCCGAATCGCAGACGATCGACGACGTGGTGGCCGGCCTGCCGGCCGAGGAGTGGGCGCGGCCGACGCCCGCGCAGGGCTGGACGGTCGCCCACCAGATCGCCCACCTGGCGTGGACGGACGGCAAGGCGCTGATCTCCGCGGCGCACCCCGAGCAGTGGCAGGCCGAAGTGGAAAGCCTGCTGAGCGTGGGGGAGAACTACGTCGACCTCGCGGCCGAGGAAGGCGCCGCCCGGCCGAAGGACGAGCTGCTCGAAAAGTGGCGCACGGGCCGCCGGGAGCTGGCCGAGGCGCTCGCCGCCGTGCCGGACGGGCAGAAGCTGCCGTGGTACGGCCCGCCGATGAGCGCCGCGTCGATGGCGACCGCGCGGATGATGGAAACCTGGGCCCACGGCCAGGACGTGGTCGACGCGCTCGGCGTGACCCGTGAGCCCACTGCCCGGCTGTGGCACATCGCGCGTTTCGGTACGCGCACCCGCGACTTCGCCTACAAGCTCAACTCCCTCGCCCCGCCCACGGCAGAGTTCCGCGTCGAGCTCGCCGCGCCCGACGGCACCACGTGGGCGTTCGGCCCGGAGGACGCCGAGCAGCGCCTCACCGGCAGCGCCGTGGACTTCTGCCTCGTGATCACCCGCCGGCGCCACCACGCCGACACCGACCTCGTCGCCACCGGCGCCGACGTCGAGGAGTGGCTGGGCATCGCGCAAGCTTTCGCCGGCCCGCCCGGGGAAGGCCGGAAGCCGGGGCAGTTCGCATGA
- a CDS encoding ribonucleotide-diphosphate reductase subunit beta: MTNVETTATGLGEIEVGAARINVDDKRMINARADVNQLLPMKYRWAWDKYLAACNNHWMPTEVAMQADIALWKSPDGLTEDERQMLKRNLGFFATAESLVANNIVLAVYRQITNPECRQYLLRQAFEEAVHTHTFQYICESLGLVEGELFNMYREVPSISDKDAWALKYTQNLENPDFETGTPEADQAFLRDLVAFYVIFEGMWFYTGFAQILSLGRRNKMVGIAEQYQYILRDESIHLNFGIDCINQIKIENPHLWTEAFQAEVRGMLQEACELEVAYARDTMPRGMLGLSAQLCEQYMHFITDRRAQQIGLAPIFGETENPFPWMSEAMDLKKEKNFFETRVIEYQSGGALDWD; the protein is encoded by the coding sequence ATGACCAACGTGGAGACCACGGCCACCGGCCTCGGCGAGATCGAGGTCGGCGCGGCCCGGATCAACGTCGACGACAAGCGCATGATCAACGCGCGCGCCGATGTGAACCAGCTGCTGCCCATGAAGTACCGCTGGGCGTGGGACAAGTACCTCGCGGCGTGCAACAACCACTGGATGCCGACCGAGGTCGCCATGCAGGCCGACATCGCGCTGTGGAAGTCGCCCGACGGGCTGACCGAAGACGAGCGCCAGATGCTCAAGCGCAACCTGGGCTTCTTCGCCACGGCGGAGTCGCTCGTGGCCAACAACATCGTGCTCGCCGTGTACCGCCAGATCACCAACCCCGAGTGCCGCCAGTACCTGCTGCGCCAGGCGTTCGAGGAAGCCGTGCACACGCACACCTTCCAGTACATCTGCGAAAGCCTCGGCCTGGTCGAGGGCGAGCTGTTCAACATGTACCGCGAGGTACCGTCCATTTCGGACAAGGACGCGTGGGCGCTGAAGTACACGCAGAACCTCGAGAACCCGGACTTCGAGACGGGCACACCGGAGGCCGACCAGGCGTTCCTGCGCGACCTCGTGGCGTTCTACGTGATCTTCGAGGGCATGTGGTTCTACACCGGCTTCGCGCAGATCCTGTCGCTCGGGCGGCGCAACAAGATGGTCGGCATCGCCGAGCAGTACCAGTACATCCTGCGCGACGAATCGATCCACCTGAACTTCGGCATCGACTGCATCAACCAGATCAAGATCGAGAACCCGCACCTGTGGACCGAAGCGTTCCAGGCCGAGGTGCGCGGGATGCTGCAGGAGGCGTGCGAGCTCGAGGTCGCGTACGCGCGCGACACCATGCCGCGCGGCATGCTCGGCCTCTCGGCCCAGCTGTGCGAGCAGTACATGCACTTCATCACCGACCGGCGTGCCCAGCAGATCGGCCTCGCGCCGATCTTCGGGGAGACGGAGAACCCGTTCCCGTGGATGTCCGAGGCGATGGACCTGAAGAAGGAGAAGAACTTCTTCGAGACCCGCGTGATCGAGTACCAGTCCGGCGGTGCCCTCGACTGGGATTGA